CGTTGAGCTTACGCCAAATCTTGACGTCAGATTCATGGAAGTTGACGTTGATGAGGTGAACTCCCTTCTCGGTCTGAGCTTATCTGCAGAAGAAATAAAAGAGTCCCTCGAAAAGATGCGTTTTTCGTGCGAAATTGAGGGGGAGAAGCTGAAGGTGGGAATCCCTCCCTACAGGGCGGACATAATGCACGAGTGGGATGTTATTGAGGATGTTGCCATAGGCTACGGATACGAGAACATAACCCCAGAAATCCCTCCAACGCTCACCTTCGGCAGAACTCATCCGTGGAACGACATCAGGAGCCTCGCAAAGGAAATAATGATTGGCCTTGGATTTACCGAGGTTATAACCTTCACCTTAACCAATGAGGCGGTGATGTACGAAAAGATGAGGAGGAAGGGCGAGCCGTGGAAGGACTACGTGCCTGTTATGCACCCACTCACGACTGAGCACACAATTCTGCGAACATCCCTACTGCCAAAGCTTCTTGAGCTTCTCTCCTACAACAAGCACCACGAAATGCCCCAGATGGTGTTTGAGGTGGGAGATGTTGTTGTAAACTCGAAGAACAGGCTGCATTTGGCAGCATGCATCACCCACTCAAGAGCGAACTTTTCCGAAATCAGGAGCTACGTTCAGGCGGTGATGAGGGAGCTTGATTTGACATGGGAGGTAAGGGAGTCGGACGATGAAGCCTTCATCGACGGCAGGAGGGCCGAGATAGTTGTTGATGGTAAAGCTGTTGGAGTTTTCGGGGAGGTACATCCTGAGGTCCTTGAAGGCTTTGAGCTTACAATGCCCGTCTCAGCCTTCGAGATTGATTTGTCAGCTTTTTTTGATACAGGAGAGCTGCTATGAAGTATCTGCTGCTGATTCCGGACGGAATGGCCGACTGGGAGGTGGAGGAGCTTGACGGCAGAACCCCCCTTGAGGTTGCTGAGACTGAGAACATGGACTTCCTCGCCAAGGAGGGGGCTTGCGGGATAGCAAAAACCGTCCCGGACGGCTTTGAGCCGGGAAGCGATGTTGCCAACCTCACAATTCTGGGAGTTGATGTGAGAAAGCATTACACGGGAAGGGGGCCTATTGAGGCTCTGGCGAGAGGAGTGAAGGGGAAGCTTGTCTTTCGCTGTAACCTCGTGAAGGTTGAGGATGGAGTGATGGTGGACTACTCAGGCGGGAGAATAAGCGATGAGGAGGCGAGAAAAGTTATTGAGGAGCTTAACAGGGCAAAGCCCTACGACTTCGTGAAGTTCTACGCCGGCAAAAGCTACAGAAACCTGCTGGTTATAAACAAAGATTTCAGGGATGACGTAAAAACCTTTCCGCCGCACGACATAACCGGTAAGGAGATTGATAAGCACCTGCCCTCCGGTGGAGAGCTTGCAGAGCTTCTTAAAGAGTTGATGGGCTGGTCGGCAGAGATTTTGCCAGAAATTACCGATAAGGCCAACATGATATGGCCGTGGGGTGGGGGGAGGATGCCATCCTTCCCGAACTTCGGGCAGAGATACGGGCTGAGGGGAGCGATGATTACGGAGGTTGACCTCCTTGAGGGCATAGCAAGGGGCATGGGCATGGAAGTCGTGCAGGTTGAGGGAATTACCGGCTACATCGACACCAACTACAGGGGGCTTGTGAGGGAGACTGCGAGAGCACTGGAGGAGCATGATTTCGTTGTACTGCACACAGAGGGTATTGATGAGGTCGGACACGAGGGCGATGCTGAGCTGAAGGTTAGGGCGATTGAGCTTTACGACAGCAAAATTGTTGGAAAGCTGCTGAACAAAGTTGATCTGGATGAGACAAGAATACTGCTCCTCCCAGACCATCCCACTCCAGTTAAGGTGAAAACGCACGTTGCTGAACCAGTCCCCTTTACTTTATACGGCAGGGGGAGAGATGAGGTTAAGGTTTACACGGAAAAAAGCTGCAGAAGGGGAAAATTCGGCCTTGTGGATGGTTTAAGGCTTATGGACTTACTTATAAAAAAATAGGTTACTCTTTGGCCAGATAGTTGTACAGCCATGCCGCAGCTACAGCACCAACAATCGGCCCGATGACGTAAATCGGGAAGTACTGCCAGAGGTTTATCCCCATCAGCGAGTCTCCAAGGTATGGCCCGAAGGTTCTCGCGGGGTTGAGCGATGAGCCCGTAATGTTACCGATGGTCGTGATGATTCCTCCAACCGTCAGACCTATGACAAGCCCGGCAAATCCCGGAGGGGCGCGCTCGTCAACCGCAACTCCCATTATAACCAGCATCAGCAGGAAAGTTCCGATAGCTTCCGTCAGTATCGCCTGTCCGTAGCCTATTCCCGGAAATGGTGCAGTCGCTCCCAGGCCTCCAACCGTTGCTGCTGCAGGCCCCACACAGGCGAGGAACAGCAGGCTTCCAAGTGCTGCACCAATAAACTGTGCCACTATGTATGGAACCACCTCTCTCCCCGGAAACCTCCCGATGCTCCACAGAGCTATCGTCACTGCCGGATTGATGTGAGCACCGCTGATTCTTCCGAGAGAGTAGATGACTGCTGCAATCGCCAGAGCGAAGGCCATTCCTATGGCGAACCAGTCTCCAAGACCGCCGAGAGCTCCAATGCCGATGTTGAACTCGTTGGGCTTATCTGCCCCATTTGCAATCATCAGCGTAATTACTGCCGCACCAGGGCCAAAGAAGACAAGGATAAAGGTTCCAACAACCTCAGCGGTAAAGCGCTTGGCAAGAGTCATAGTCACTCCTCCTGGTAAGCTTCATGGCAGATAACACACAGAATTCTCGGCACGGTCTTCTTCATCTTCCTTGCGGGGAAGGGATAGTCTCCCTTCCAGAGAGGAACCTCTTCTCTCACAAGATGCTCCATGCAGACTCCCATCCCGCAGACTATGCAGATGGCAACGGCATCAGTATCCTTACCCTGCTCCTTGCAGATGTAGCACTTCATTTTCATCACCTAAAAATAAAAAAAATAGATTAAACTGCCTCTTTCCACTGGCAGTACGCATGTCTGAAGTCAACAAGCGCTGCTGTTGCGCAGTCCTTGCAGACCCTTGCGGGTGATGCTGGACTCTCCTTGTGCAGAGCTATGATGTTGGTCATCATCGTCGCAGTGACGGGCTCGCTCGTCAGCAGACACGGGTAGTCTGCGAGCCTCATCAGGGCGGAGAACCTCACGCTTATTGCGCATCCCGGATAAGCATAGCGCTGCGGGTTCATGAGCACTTCGTTCTCGTGTATCGGGTCGAGGTTAACCTCGAATCCGCCAACCTTCGGAACAAGCTTCGTTTCAACACCATTTCTGTCCCTTCTCGCCTTATCGAGATACTTCCATCCTCTGTAAATCATGTCCATGAAGTCGTGGTTGTGAAGCTCTGCAGCACCACCCCTCGTCGGGTAAAGCTGGACGTAGTTGTGGAACCTCTTAGTCAGCAAATCAACAATCATGGGTGCGTTGAACCCATCAAGCTCAAGGATGTACTCTACCGCTACCGCTCCCGCACCCGTAGCGACGCTGAGGGGCTGGTATTCGCTCTTGAACTTGTCAAGGTTTGCATTCAGCGTTGAGTCCATCACCGCGCTCGTTGCCTCGATGACTGCCATAACAACGTCGTCCTTGCACATGTTGAAGGTTGATTGGGCAATGTGGTGGGCTGCATCTCCTACACAGTATGCTGGCACGGTTACAATGTTCCCGTAGTGCACGCCGTCATCCATTGCCTCCTTTACCGCCCCCTTCATTCTGCTCTTGTACTCAGACATGTACTTTCTCACGTCAAAGCTCTGGTGGCCGTGCTCGTCCATAAGCTTGGCCTGTGCCTCAGTTGGCTGGTCGTATACGAGCTTTATCATCTCAATTTCCTTCTTAATGGCATCGCTCAGCGTTGCACCGTTTTCAATCTCCTTCGCAAACACCTCACCAAAGCCGTAGGAAGTGTTCATGCCCCATGATTTTGAGGCAAGAATTGCCTGAGCGTGCTCCTTGGGAATGTCAACCGTCTTCAAAATCCTGTTCACGATGTTGCTCGTGCTTCCCGGAATAAGGGCAAAGTCAACAACACAAGTCGGGCCGTAAAAGCCTCCGTATCTCCTAACCACCTCAAGACCAATCAGAGCCTCGGCTTTCTCAATTCCCTCGATGAACTTTTCAACGCTCTTCCTAAAGCTCTCGTCCTCCTCATACAGAATCTCCATGATGGCTGGGGTCTGGTAGTGCTCCACGAAGGGGTCGTCCTCTGGCCTTACTGTCTTCGTGAGACTCCTAAGAATTTCGTAGTGCGCGTTTACGCTGTCAACATGCAGCCTTATAACTGCCTTGCTTTGATTTCCAACTGCCTTCATCTGGTTTACTGCATCTACGTAGGGCTTCACGTCGTCTATGACGAACTCTTTTCCTCTCTTCTCCTTAATCACATTCACATCCGCCCACTGGGCGGCCATGGCTTCCTTAACCATTTTCTCAATTACTTCCTCTGCCATGAGGTATAATTGTCATAATCGACCATCACTGTTTTGGCGTACATGTAAGCCCGGCGGGATGGACATCTCCAAAGAATTGAACGACAAATGGTAGGGTAAAAATCGCGGACATGTCCACCGGGTCATAATTAAATCATTATCATTTAAAACAATTCTACCGACTTTTCGAGCTCCTTTTCCTGAATGTACCTCTCTACGAGCTTTGAAATCGCAATTTTAAGGTGCTTGTGTGCAGTGCTCTTCGCAACTCCCAGAGCCATCGCGATGTCGTTAATTGTCACATCCCTTTTTTCCGAGAAGTATCCGAGGTCGTAGGCGATTTTTAAAGCCCTCCTCTGCGCCTCTGTTAGGCCTGCTTTCCTCTCTCCTATGCTTTTTATCTCGATCACCTTCCAGTTTCCAACCTTGTTCAGGTTCTCGTACGCCTTCGGAAGGTAGCTCGTGCTCGGAACTATGATTTCGTAAATCTTGCTTCCGTCTTCAACGAGTATCGGAGTTTTTATAAAGCAGTATGAGCTCTCAAAAGCTTTAATACCTGTTGTATCGCTTACAACTGCGATAAAGCTCGCCTCTATTGGGGTCTTCTCAAGAATCTGAACAAACTTCGTGTTCGGATGTCTCTCAACCTCCTTTATGTAGTCTGTAACATTTTCGGCGTCAACAACTTTAACCAGAAAGAGAGCATCCTCGTCATTCAGGAGTATGTAAGAGATTATTTCAGCCCGTACCGGGCACCTTTTGGTTGCGACAGCAAGGGAGCACCGATGCTGGTCCACCCTGACTTTGAGAAGATACATATATATCGTGATTTTTTCTGCTCATAAACCTTTCTCCAATAAAGTTTAAATAACGCTAAACGCTGCATGAAACATGGCACGATTCCCGGAGGCGGAAGCAAGGCTTTTCAACGTGAAAATCTGCATGAGATGCAACGCTCGGAACCCAATGAAGGCCAGGGTTTGCAGGAAGTGCGGCTACAAGGGACTGAGGCCGAAATCCAAGGAGAGGAAAGGAAGGTAATTAACTTTCAAATTTTCTTAAGAACCTCGTCATGTTCTTCCAGTGTCCCCCCATCCAGTAGAGCTTTCTGCACTTCTCGCAGTACCAGAGTTCAAATTCGAGCATGTCTTCGGACAGCTTTTCCCTCTCAATGACCTCCATTGCCTCCTCCCTGCTCGGCTTTCTCAGCGGAGTGTTGCAGAGGCTGCACCTGTCCATGACAATCTGGAACTTCACACCTCTCTCCATCAGCTCCCTCATCTGCCCCTCTAAGGAGTCAGACCTTATCAGAATGGCTTTTCTCCCCTCCTTAACGCTTTTTCTGTAGAGCTCCCTATCCTTGGTGAGCAGAATCCTATCCCTCAAGTTCCTCAGCATGAACTCATCTTCCTCTTCATCAAATTCAAGCTCGGAAACGCTTACAGTATCGTAGCCTGAGATTCTCAGCCACCGCGTCAGCCTTCCGAGCATTCTGTCGGTCAGAAACTTCATCTCCACCATACCGGATTTTTCCTCTCCATGAGCACTCTGTAAATCTCCTTCGCT
The nucleotide sequence above comes from Archaeoglobus fulgidus DSM 4304. Encoded proteins:
- the pheT gene encoding phenylalanine--tRNA ligase subunit beta, whose product is MPVVTLYWDELERLVGADRDTILSRLPMLGCDIERVEDDHVDVEFFPNRPDLYSVEGVARALRGFLGIEKGLKSYSAVKGEWKITVEESVLAVRPRIVGCVVKGIRMTDEVIRSLMEVQEDLHWTIGRNRRKMAIGVHDLSKVYFPLRYKAVDANFSFVPLDFDREMTVAEILEEHPKGKAYAFILEGKDSYPMIVDSKDEVISFPPIINAEKTRVTEETTDLFIDVTGFDENVDRAIAILACMLADRGGRIESVEVVYPDHVELTPNLDVRFMEVDVDEVNSLLGLSLSAEEIKESLEKMRFSCEIEGEKLKVGIPPYRADIMHEWDVIEDVAIGYGYENITPEIPPTLTFGRTHPWNDIRSLAKEIMIGLGFTEVITFTLTNEAVMYEKMRRKGEPWKDYVPVMHPLTTEHTILRTSLLPKLLELLSYNKHHEMPQMVFEVGDVVVNSKNRLHLAACITHSRANFSEIRSYVQAVMRELDLTWEVRESDDEAFIDGRRAEIVVDGKAVGVFGEVHPEVLEGFELTMPVSAFEIDLSAFFDTGELL
- a CDS encoding cofactor-independent phosphoglycerate mutase, translating into MKYLLLIPDGMADWEVEELDGRTPLEVAETENMDFLAKEGACGIAKTVPDGFEPGSDVANLTILGVDVRKHYTGRGPIEALARGVKGKLVFRCNLVKVEDGVMVDYSGGRISDEEARKVIEELNRAKPYDFVKFYAGKSYRNLLVINKDFRDDVKTFPPHDITGKEIDKHLPSGGELAELLKELMGWSAEILPEITDKANMIWPWGGGRMPSFPNFGQRYGLRGAMITEVDLLEGIARGMGMEVVQVEGITGYIDTNYRGLVRETARALEEHDFVVLHTEGIDEVGHEGDAELKVRAIELYDSKIVGKLLNKVDLDETRILLLPDHPTPVKVKTHVAEPVPFTLYGRGRDEVKVYTEKSCRRGKFGLVDGLRLMDLLIKK
- a CDS encoding MIP/aquaporin family protein, whose product is MTLAKRFTAEVVGTFILVFFGPGAAVITLMIANGADKPNEFNIGIGALGGLGDWFAIGMAFALAIAAVIYSLGRISGAHINPAVTIALWSIGRFPGREVVPYIVAQFIGAALGSLLFLACVGPAAATVGGLGATAPFPGIGYGQAILTEAIGTFLLMLVIMGVAVDERAPPGFAGLVIGLTVGGIITTIGNITGSSLNPARTFGPYLGDSLMGINLWQYFPIYVIGPIVGAVAAAWLYNYLAKE
- a CDS encoding DUF2180 family protein; protein product: MKCYICKEQGKDTDAVAICIVCGMGVCMEHLVREEVPLWKGDYPFPARKMKKTVPRILCVICHEAYQEE
- a CDS encoding DUF2193 domain-containing protein, producing MAEEVIEKMVKEAMAAQWADVNVIKEKRGKEFVIDDVKPYVDAVNQMKAVGNQSKAVIRLHVDSVNAHYEILRSLTKTVRPEDDPFVEHYQTPAIMEILYEEDESFRKSVEKFIEGIEKAEALIGLEVVRRYGGFYGPTCVVDFALIPGSTSNIVNRILKTVDIPKEHAQAILASKSWGMNTSYGFGEVFAKEIENGATLSDAIKKEIEMIKLVYDQPTEAQAKLMDEHGHQSFDVRKYMSEYKSRMKGAVKEAMDDGVHYGNIVTVPAYCVGDAAHHIAQSTFNMCKDDVVMAVIEATSAVMDSTLNANLDKFKSEYQPLSVATGAGAVAVEYILELDGFNAPMIVDLLTKRFHNYVQLYPTRGGAAELHNHDFMDMIYRGWKYLDKARRDRNGVETKLVPKVGGFEVNLDPIHENEVLMNPQRYAYPGCAISVRFSALMRLADYPCLLTSEPVTATMMTNIIALHKESPASPARVCKDCATAALVDFRHAYCQWKEAV
- a CDS encoding helix-turn-helix domain-containing protein, with product MYLLKVRVDQHRCSLAVATKRCPVRAEIISYILLNDEDALFLVKVVDAENVTDYIKEVERHPNTKFVQILEKTPIEASFIAVVSDTTGIKAFESSYCFIKTPILVEDGSKIYEIIVPSTSYLPKAYENLNKVGNWKVIEIKSIGERKAGLTEAQRRALKIAYDLGYFSEKRDVTINDIAMALGVAKSTAHKHLKIAISKLVERYIQEKELEKSVELF
- a CDS encoding 50S ribosomal protein L40e, with product MARFPEAEARLFNVKICMRCNARNPMKARVCRKCGYKGLRPKSKERKGR
- a CDS encoding Mut7-C RNAse domain-containing protein — translated: MVEMKFLTDRMLGRLTRWLRISGYDTVSVSELEFDEEEDEFMLRNLRDRILLTKDRELYRKSVKEGRKAILIRSDSLEGQMRELMERGVKFQIVMDRCSLCNTPLRKPSREEAMEVIEREKLSEDMLEFELWYCEKCRKLYWMGGHWKNMTRFLRKFES